A genome region from Engraulis encrasicolus isolate BLACKSEA-1 chromosome 6, IST_EnEncr_1.0, whole genome shotgun sequence includes the following:
- the LOC134450542 gene encoding intelectin-like, whose translation MLQNLFILTWLIFSAQSIQSELADASHFLENPNFPGVNVSSRNTNVELDKVLSKLRLVGRSCREIQQNYDVYEDGMYYLTTTNGVVYQTYCDMTTAGGGWTLVASVHENNMYGKCTVGDRWSSEQGSHSGRPEGEGTWASMRTFGTPEGATCDDYKNPGYYDIIGEDVSVWHVPNNTPPQHWTIASILKYHTEASFLTIHGGNLYHLFKRYPVKSSTGACKTNNGPSIPVEYDYGSTTTTRNLYGPNSRNEFTAGFITFRVFNNEKAAMAICSGMQPTGCNTEHYCIGGGGHFPGEPRQCGDFTAFDWDGYGTHNGWSASREITEAAVLIFYR comes from the exons ATGTTGCAAAATCTTTTCATACTGACATGGCTTATATTTTCAGCACAGTCAATTCAGTCTGAACTAG CAGATGCATCCCACTTTCTAGAGAACCCAAATTTTCCTGGTGTTAATGTCAGCAGTCGCAACACAAATGTTGAACTGGACAAAGTTCTGAGCAAGTTGCGTTTAGTTGGACGTAGCTGCAGAGAAATTCAACAAAACTATGATGTTTATGAAG ATGGCATGTACTACCTCACCACGACAAACGGAGTGGTGTACCAGACCTACTGTGACATGACCACAGCAGGGGGTGGATGGACACTGGTAGCCAGTGTGCATGAGAACAACATGTACGGGAAGTGCACTGTTGGAGACCGGTGGTCAAGCGAGCAGGGAAGCCATTCTGGCCGCCCTGAAGGAGAGGGGACCTGGGCCAGCATGAGAACTTTTGGAACTCCAGAGGGTGCCACTTGTGATGACTACAAG AACCCTGGCTACTATGACATCATCGGTGAGGATGTGTCCGTCTGGCATGTTCCCAACAATACTCCACCACAGCACTGGACCATTGCTTCCATCCTGAAATACCACACGGAGGCCAGTTTTCTTACCATACATGGAGGGAACCTATACCACCTCTTCAAG AGGTACCCAGTGAAGTCTAGCACTGGAGCGTGCAAGACCAATAATGGACCATCCATTCCTGTGGAGTACGATTATGGCAGTACTACGACCACAAGAAACCTGTATGGCCCAAACTCTAGAA ATGAATTCACCGCTGGCTTCATCACCTTCAGAGTGTTCAACAATGAGAAGGCAGCAATGGCCATCTGCTCTGGAATGCAACCAACTGGCTGTAACACCGAACAT TACTGCATTGGGGGTGGAGGACACTTTCCTGGGGAACCTCGCCAGTGTGGAGACTTCACAGCCTTTGACTGGGATGGTTATGGAACACACAATGGGTGGAGTGCATCCAGAGAGATAACCGAGGCTGCGGTGCTCATCTTCTACCGCTGA
- the LOC134450185 gene encoding uncharacterized protein LOC134450185, with the protein MKSAMEEQIEMKLFSSYGSSLNLWTTEKNTELIQKQSKTLEAPLKAPKIEKAVVEQKEKEVPATANIEDEIVNVSLPTQAIEIEMEVLPSLKHDVNDVESGDPSVLSPDSEKTPLTPRLRKGSKPKWRKMEAKPIGLVVKDVICLPSDTYLKQDDLYYVPSRGDRDVLALAGLVARITINSSWLSEEMEGRLSSLFKQRFYRSHAEKFQFTYLQCLQGSRVLFEPNFPECAWTAKDVLRICEKSPLFILSHHNLVDKRAAFSDPLKAY; encoded by the exons ATGAAGTCAGCCATGGAGGAGCAAATCGAGATGAAACTTTTCTCCTCGTATGGATCATCCCTAAACCTGTGGACTACAGAGAAGAACACTGAACTAATCCAG AAGCAATCTAAAACACTAGAAGCACCTCTGAAAGCCCCAAAGATTGAAAAAGCGGTGGTTgagcagaaagaaaaagaagtacCAGCAACAGCGAACATAGAGGACGAAATAGTCAATGTCTCCCTACCCACTCAGGCCATTGAGATCGAGATGGAGGTCCTGCCTTCTCTCAAGCATGATGTCAATGATGTTGAATCTGGAGATCCCTCTGTCTTGTCCCCA GATTCAGAGAAAACGCCACTGACTCCCAGGCTGCGCAAAGGAAGCAAACCTAAGTGGCGTAAGATGGAGGCTAAGCCTATTGGCCTGGTGGTGAAGGACGTCATCTGTCTGCCTTCCGATACCTACCTGAAGCAGGACGACCTGTACTACGTGCCCAGCCGAGGTGACCGAGACGTCCTCGCCCTTGCCGGCCTGGTAGCGAGGATAACCATCAACTCCTCTTGGCTCAGTGAGGAGATGGAGGGCCGCTTGTCCTCCCTTTTCAAGCAACGCTTCTACAGGAGCCATGCTGAGAAATTTCAGTTTACATATTTACAG TGTTTGCAGGGTTCCCGGGTGCTTTTTGAGCCCAATTTTCCTGAGTGCGCTTGGACTGCAAAGGACGTACTCCGCATTTGCGAAAAAAGCCCCCTCTTCATTTTGAGTCATCATAATTTAGTAGACAAA AGAGCAGCATTTTCCGACCCTTTGAAAGCCTACTGA